The following are from one region of the Hyla sarda isolate aHylSar1 chromosome 6, aHylSar1.hap1, whole genome shotgun sequence genome:
- the F3 gene encoding tissue factor isoform X2, which produces MRCLYIVLMVTMFCWRRSCAQVLDLPTATDIKWSSINFKTILDWSPEPTNYTYTVLVRSPFTDWIKKCINTRSTTCDVTDLMKDVRSTYEVRISSEIRSTDVEEFPYAEGPTFTPYEQTIIGKPKIQNFSLSDDQSRLTVVVSDTRTPYKYDNNNTYMTLRDVFQNDFIYTLFYRKASSTGKKQESSSTNEIAINTDKGESYCFYVQTSVKSRKQNRVSQNSDELCTPSDGGAGFLPSIGVLFLSNLILLSWWP; this is translated from the exons TATTGGACCTTCCTACAGCGACTGACATTAAATGGTCATCGATCAACTTCAAAACTATTTTGGACTGGAGCCCCGAACCCACAAACTACACGTACACGGTGCTGGTGAGAAG TCCATTCACCGACTGGATTAAGAAATGCATCAACACCCGGAGCACCACGTGCGATGTCACCGACCTGATGAAGGACGTGCGCAGCACCTACGAGGTCCGGATCAGTTCCGAAATACGATCCACAGATGTCGAGGAATTTCCTTACGCCGAGGGCCCAACGTTCACTCCCTATGAGCAAA CAATTATTGGAAAACCGAAGATCCAGAATTTCTCGCTCAGCGATGACCAGAGCCGCCTCACAGTCGTGGTCAGCGACACCCGGACGCCCTACAAGTATGACAACAATAACACCTACATGACCCTGCGGGACGTGTTCCAGAACGACTTCATCTATACGTTATTCTACAGGAAGGCGTCCAGCACCGGGAAG AAACAGGAGTCGTCTTCCACCAACGAAATCGCCATCAATACGGATAAAGGAGAAAGTTACTGCTTCTACGTCCAGACCTCGGTGAAATCTCGCAAGCAGAACCGCGTGAGCCAGAACTCCGATGAACTGTGTACCCCGTCCGATGGGGGAG CTGGGTTTTTACCCTCCATTGGAGTTTTGTTCCTCAGT AATCTGATCTTACTATCCTGGTGGCCGTAG
- the F3 gene encoding tissue factor isoform X1 encodes MRCLYIVLMVTMFCWRRSCAQVLDLPTATDIKWSSINFKTILDWSPEPTNYTYTVLVRSPFTDWIKKCINTRSTTCDVTDLMKDVRSTYEVRISSEIRSTDVEEFPYAEGPTFTPYEQTIIGKPKIQNFSLSDDQSRLTVVVSDTRTPYKYDNNNTYMTLRDVFQNDFIYTLFYRKASSTGKKQESSSTNEIAINTDKGESYCFYVQTSVKSRKQNRVSQNSDELCTPSDGGESDLTILVAVGIAVALIVFIVVLSVTLCLCRKKKEDNPKETAPLNGV; translated from the exons TATTGGACCTTCCTACAGCGACTGACATTAAATGGTCATCGATCAACTTCAAAACTATTTTGGACTGGAGCCCCGAACCCACAAACTACACGTACACGGTGCTGGTGAGAAG TCCATTCACCGACTGGATTAAGAAATGCATCAACACCCGGAGCACCACGTGCGATGTCACCGACCTGATGAAGGACGTGCGCAGCACCTACGAGGTCCGGATCAGTTCCGAAATACGATCCACAGATGTCGAGGAATTTCCTTACGCCGAGGGCCCAACGTTCACTCCCTATGAGCAAA CAATTATTGGAAAACCGAAGATCCAGAATTTCTCGCTCAGCGATGACCAGAGCCGCCTCACAGTCGTGGTCAGCGACACCCGGACGCCCTACAAGTATGACAACAATAACACCTACATGACCCTGCGGGACGTGTTCCAGAACGACTTCATCTATACGTTATTCTACAGGAAGGCGTCCAGCACCGGGAAG AAACAGGAGTCGTCTTCCACCAACGAAATCGCCATCAATACGGATAAAGGAGAAAGTTACTGCTTCTACGTCCAGACCTCGGTGAAATCTCGCAAGCAGAACCGCGTGAGCCAGAACTCCGATGAACTGTGTACCCCGTCCGATGGGGGAG AATCTGATCTTACTATCCTGGTGGCCGTAGGGATCGCGGTGGCGCTCATCGTCTTCATCGTGGTGCTGTCCGTCACCCTCTGTCTGTGCAGGAAGAAGAAGGAGGATAACCCCAAGGAGACGGCGCCGCTGAACGGTGTATAG